The sequence CAGGTCCACCACCCCTTTGTTGATGGTCTGCTCGGCCTGCTGAAGAAGGGCCGGATCGGTGGTGGTGCTTTCGATCACCTCATAAAAACGGATTTTGCTGAGGAGGCCCATGACCTGAAAAAGCCGGGCATCATCCAGACGGGCAGGAATTTCGATGTCCCGCCAGGACTCGTCTGAAGACAGTTTGCCTTTGGGCACGATGGCTGGATTTTGCAAAAGGTCTGAGAGTTGACGGTAAAAGTCAGGCAATTTCAGGTGGGTAAGCTCTTGCACCCCATCCAGAGTGTAATCCCCGAGCACCAATCCCCTGAATCTGGGCGCAGAAAGTTCTCGGGCCAGTTGTTCGGCCTCTGCTCTGGAAGGCAGCACTTTGATGGGTGCAGTGCAGATGTGGTCTTCAAACCACGGTGAAAAGGTTTCATCGTTGTAGAGGTAATCGCGGTCCATCACCAGATAGGCTTTGCGGGTCACAGGAACTCTCCCATCATAAAACTTGATTTTGATTTATTTTAAAACAGAATGGGGGTGGGTGTCATCTGCTGGGAAATGCCGAAGGCCAAGGGCCGAGAGCAGTTGTAGGGGCGAGGCGTGCCTCGCCCTTGGCAGAAGGCTGAAAGCAACTTTTCAATGCATGTTGCTTGGTACAGTTTCACAAATGATGTTTGCCGATTTTCTCTGGCGCACCTCCCGCTGTGAACTGTCAACTGTGCAATGTGAACTTCCACTATCCTGAAGCATGGACCGTCCCAAAGCATTTCTGGTGTTGCAAACCGATTTTTATTACACCGACGAGTACATGGCTCCCCTGTCTGAGGAAGGCATCTGCACCAATCCACAAAAAATCTTTTTTGATGAAGGTCAGGCCAAAGCTTACGCTTTTCAGCACAGTTGGAAGCTGTTCTCTGGTCAGCCTCTGGGCAACTGGGGGTTGGGACTGGACATGATCACCAGCCTTCCAGCACGCAGGTTTTACCAGAACCTTAAAAGTGTGCTGCCCGAGTTTGAATTGCCTTCAGACCTTGAGGATCCAGATTATTGCATCTGGGACCAACTCTGGTTCGATGGGGTGAAGGATCCAGAGCAGCAACGCTTGATCCTCTCGTGGTGCGATCAGGTCAAGCTTTTTGAAGTGGTGCCTGCACAGATTGAAGACGAAAACCTGCTGAAAGAGGCTGCGAAAATCCTCTCTGGAGAGGTGCACCGCTTCGAGCTGGAAGGTCAATCTGCCATCCGAAAATACCTGATCCCAGAAACTGAATTGGATCGCATCGCCGGAATGTTTGGCCTGAAGTTTGAACCCAACCCTGAAGTGTTTTAGTTGGCGTTCTCTGACCGATTCTTGCTGGCCTCTTCCAGTTCTTTGATGTACTCCACGATGTCTTCCACACCGCGTTTTTCACCAGCGGTGTCAAAGCAACGCATGGCCTCCAAAAAAGCAGGTTGGGCCTCCGAAAAATTGTCTTGTGCCAGATGGAGTTCGCCAATGCCCCGATATGCGCAGGCCTGCGCAATCAGATCGGTGCTTTTCTGGGCAAAAAACAGACTGCTGTACAGCTCCACACTGGCTTTTTCCAGATTTCCCAGCCTCAGAAGGCACATCCCGAGTTCATAGGCATTGATGGCTTTGGGGAAAAAATCATCTGGAATCAGGGGTTTTTCCTGTTCAAATGCATGCAAAGCACGTTCATAATCGCCTTGCACCCTGTGAATCATGCCAATCTGGTGCATGGCCTGATGGGCTCTGGGGTCATGGTGCTGAACCGCTTCCTCAAACAAGCCCTGATAGAGGGTTTCAGCCTCATTGAATTCACCAAGTTGCACCAGCACGTAACCCAGACCAAAACGGGCTTGCTCGTCTTGCGGGTGGTTTTTGAGGTGCTGTTCATAAAGTGCTCGGGCCTGTTCAAGATCACCCTGATCAAAAGCCTGCCATGCCTGCTGTAAAACGTCCACCTTTCTGTTGTACACGATACACAGGGAAAAAGGATGGTTTTGCAGGTCTCTGGTCTTGCACAGGCTTTTGTGAAAGAATTTCGGCATGAAACTGGTTGTTGGCGTCACCGGAGGAAGCGGCGCTCCTTATGCCCTGGACTTGCTGCGCACCCTGCAAAGTCTGGGCATCCACACCCATCTGGTGGTCTCTCAGGGGGCCAAACGGGTGTGGGAAACCGAAGGGAAAGACCCCATCGAAGACCTGCTCTCACTGGGCACCGAATTGCACGATGACCGCAATCTGGCAGCCAGCATTGCCTCTGGCAGCTACAAAACGCTGGGCATGGTGATTGTGCCCTGCAGCAGTTCCACACTTGCCAAGGTGGCTCTGGGTCTGGGAGACAACCTGATTGCCAGAGCGGCACACGTTACCCTCAAAGAAAGGCGCAAACTGGTGCTGGTTCCCAGAGAAGCCCCCTATCCCCGTCCCATGCTGGAAAACATGCTCAAAGCCCACGATGCAGGGGCCATTGTGCTTCCTGCCAGTCCGGGCTTTTACAGCACCCCAGAGAGTGTGGATGACATTCTGGGCTTCATGACCGCCCGCATTCTGGACCAATTTGACCTCGAAACCGGACGCATGAAAAGGTGGACTGGAAAATGACCACACCTCTGAAATTTGCCGCCCTGATTCCTGCGGCTGGCAGCGGTTCAAGGCTGGGTTTTGGCATTCCCAAAGCTTTTGTGGAACTCCATGGAAAGACCTTGCTTCAGAGGGCCATTGAAAACCTCTCTCCTCTGGTGGATGAGGTGGTGATTGCCCTGCCAGAGGGTCAGGATTTTGACACCTCTGCCCGAAAAATTGTAGGAGGGTCGACCCGTCAGGATTCGGTGTTTCGCCTCCTGCAAGCCACCGAAGCGGATTTTGTGCTGATTCACGATGCTGCACGCCCTTTTCTGGGACAGAAGGTCATCGAGCGCATCAAAAGCCGGGTGGTCCAGAGTGGGGCGGTCACCGCTGCCCTGCCTGCCACCGACACCCTTGTGCACACCTCTGGAGGGTTCTGGGGTTATCTGGTGGACCGCAGCAAAACTTGGGCCGTCCAGACCCCACAAGCTTTTCGCAAAAACCTGATTCTGGATGCCCATTTGAAAGCCTTGCAAGAAGGCTTCGATGCCACCGACGATGCTGGACTGGCCAACAAATATGGTGCCAACGTGGAACTGGTGCTTGGAGACGCCAAGCTGTTCAAAGTCACCACCCCGGCAGATTTCGAGCTGGCAGAAGCATTTGCCCAGCTCTGGGACCGCAAGAAAGAAGATCAAGCATGATGCTGCACCCTTTGCGCCGTTTTGCGCCTGCCAAAGTCAATCTGGGGCTCTCGGTCACTGGCCTGCTTCCCAACGGTTACCACACCCTGCACAGCCTGATGGTTCCCCTGTCCGTCGGAGACGAATTGACCTTCCAGAAAGCCGATCAG is a genomic window of Deinococcus misasensis DSM 22328 containing:
- a CDS encoding tetratricopeptide repeat protein, translated to MDVLQQAWQAFDQGDLEQARALYEQHLKNHPQDEQARFGLGYVLVQLGEFNEAETLYQGLFEEAVQHHDPRAHQAMHQIGMIHRVQGDYERALHAFEQEKPLIPDDFFPKAINAYELGMCLLRLGNLEKASVELYSSLFFAQKSTDLIAQACAYRGIGELHLAQDNFSEAQPAFLEAMRCFDTAGEKRGVEDIVEYIKELEEASKNRSENAN
- the ispD gene encoding 2-C-methyl-D-erythritol 4-phosphate cytidylyltransferase, whose amino-acid sequence is MTTPLKFAALIPAAGSGSRLGFGIPKAFVELHGKTLLQRAIENLSPLVDEVVIALPEGQDFDTSARKIVGGSTRQDSVFRLLQATEADFVLIHDAARPFLGQKVIERIKSRVVQSGAVTAALPATDTLVHTSGGFWGYLVDRSKTWAVQTPQAFRKNLILDAHLKALQEGFDATDDAGLANKYGANVELVLGDAKLFKVTTPADFELAEAFAQLWDRKKEDQA
- a CDS encoding UbiX family flavin prenyltransferase, translated to MKLVVGVTGGSGAPYALDLLRTLQSLGIHTHLVVSQGAKRVWETEGKDPIEDLLSLGTELHDDRNLAASIASGSYKTLGMVIVPCSSSTLAKVALGLGDNLIARAAHVTLKERRKLVLVPREAPYPRPMLENMLKAHDAGAIVLPASPGFYSTPESVDDILGFMTARILDQFDLETGRMKRWTGK